The proteins below are encoded in one region of Leptospira sp. WS4.C2:
- a CDS encoding integrase core domain-containing protein produces the protein MPWKETKVIEERIKFIAAVKSGQWCFADLCRDFNISRKTGYKYLKNYESEGIDGLKDKSRKRITQSNETSEKIVHLIVSLREDHPSWGPKKLRPILKAKFHRMKQIPSETTIGNILRKKGLVKPKKKRPRVPQSLFPFSDVVAPNDVWCVDFKGHFTVGNGHRCDPLTITDAHSRYLLACEILNKTNVEHTKAVFERVFKEYGLPQAIKSDNGSPFASKAIGGLTSLSIWWLKLGIRPERIEPGKPSQNGRHERMHRTLKEETALPPRSSLDAQQTAFDSFRDEFNKVRPHEALGFLTPAKVYKSSKRTFPKKILEVAYPTHIVTDKVHESGFAQYGPHRVFFGNPFIGEVVGFEEISDRHCRLYFANAILGILDLYTSKVLKYQRLLYRID, from the coding sequence ATGCCTTGGAAGGAAACCAAAGTGATAGAAGAAAGAATCAAGTTTATAGCAGCTGTTAAAAGTGGTCAGTGGTGTTTTGCTGATCTTTGCCGAGACTTTAATATATCGAGAAAGACTGGCTATAAGTATCTAAAGAACTACGAGTCGGAAGGTATCGACGGACTCAAAGATAAATCTAGAAAAAGAATCACACAGTCCAATGAAACTTCAGAGAAAATCGTTCACCTAATCGTATCGTTACGTGAAGACCATCCGTCTTGGGGTCCCAAAAAACTCCGTCCCATACTCAAAGCAAAGTTTCATCGTATGAAGCAGATTCCAAGTGAAACCACAATCGGAAACATTCTTCGCAAAAAAGGCTTAGTCAAACCTAAGAAAAAAAGACCAAGAGTGCCACAGTCTCTATTTCCTTTTTCTGATGTAGTCGCTCCTAATGATGTCTGGTGTGTTGACTTTAAAGGCCATTTTACTGTAGGAAACGGGCATCGTTGTGATCCATTAACGATAACCGATGCGCATAGTCGTTATCTACTAGCCTGTGAAATCTTAAACAAAACGAATGTAGAGCATACAAAAGCCGTATTTGAAAGGGTTTTTAAAGAATATGGACTACCACAGGCAATCAAATCAGATAATGGATCACCTTTTGCAAGTAAGGCCATTGGCGGCTTAACTAGTCTTTCTATATGGTGGTTGAAATTAGGGATCCGACCGGAACGCATTGAACCAGGGAAACCATCTCAGAATGGTCGTCATGAGAGAATGCACAGAACACTCAAAGAAGAAACCGCATTACCTCCAAGATCTAGTTTGGATGCACAACAGACCGCCTTTGATTCATTCCGTGATGAATTTAACAAGGTAAGACCACATGAAGCATTGGGTTTTCTGACACCTGCAAAAGTTTATAAATCTTCGAAAAGGACATTTCCCAAAAAGATTCTAGAAGTAGCTTATCCCACACATATTGTTACCGATAAAGTTCATGAAAGTGGTTTTGCGCAGTACGGGCCCCATCGTGTGTTCTTTGGGAATCCTTTCATTGGAGAGGTAGTTGGCTTTGAAGAAATCTCTGATCGGCATTGTCGTCTTTACTTTGCGAATGCGATTCTTGGAATTTTGGATTTGTATACGAGTAAAGTCTTGAAATACCAGAGGCTATTGTATAGAATTGACTAG
- a CDS encoding DUF1554 domain-containing protein, which produces MSGLDSQCASDVNKPSSSTSTYKALVADGTNRIACASANCATGGTAEQTDWVLKPNKEYRRTDGFIVIGTTTSSGIFTADLTNEVSTTVSGTSTIATGLSANWTNSANDCSNFTDSAGNVSNGNHLNKTIGTFLAVGNAGCANNSWKLVCVEQ; this is translated from the coding sequence ATTTCAGGACTTGATAGCCAATGTGCTTCTGACGTAAACAAACCTTCTAGTAGTACTAGCACTTACAAAGCACTCGTTGCCGATGGTACAAATCGTATTGCTTGTGCATCAGCCAATTGTGCCACTGGTGGTACGGCAGAACAAACGGACTGGGTTCTCAAACCGAATAAAGAATACAGAAGGACTGATGGGTTCATCGTGATTGGTACGACAACTTCAAGTGGAATCTTTACTGCAGATCTGACGAATGAGGTCTCAACCACAGTCAGTGGGACATCGACAATTGCTACTGGTTTGAGTGCAAATTGGACAAACAGTGCCAATGATTGTTCCAATTTTACTGATAGCGCAGGAAATGTTTCCAATGGAAATCACCTTAATAAAACCATAGGAACTTTTCTAGCAGTGGGTAATGCCGGATGTGCCAACAACAGTTGGAAACTGGTTTGTGTGGAACAGTAA
- a CDS encoding FecR domain-containing protein produces MNEFDKQHTIAKWEELLRKPAKVTESREFPSWETVSKRNIQFEYNPGQVPSSNIVSFFRKPVGLAFVGGSTLSLAAALFFVFFLNPSSQTKQSELAVAPSVKKTVEVVSPLKVLVSSVKGKVAVQPQGSSSPVPLVKKYQLASGDVIITEGSSQIDLDFETGSWMRITPNSEVVLDVIEKTNEAQSQKFSVKKGKLFASVSKLSKDSQFVVQAGEHLTQVRGTVFSVQFDGKSEVVAVREGSVAVGDLILTSKQQTVVKLGETFPVIASPVNPKEDKELKAFQTQTILARESMLYEEHARLELVRLEDGTEYRGVILGQSETHLHFQGLEGLIEIPIQKILETEKIR; encoded by the coding sequence TCGCTAAATGGGAAGAACTCCTACGTAAACCCGCAAAGGTTACAGAGTCCAGAGAATTCCCTTCTTGGGAGACTGTATCGAAACGAAACATCCAGTTCGAATACAATCCAGGCCAAGTTCCTTCATCTAATATTGTTTCTTTTTTCAGAAAACCTGTTGGTCTTGCCTTTGTTGGCGGTTCGACTCTTTCACTTGCTGCGGCTTTATTTTTTGTTTTTTTCTTAAATCCATCATCCCAAACAAAACAGTCCGAATTAGCGGTCGCCCCTTCCGTTAAAAAAACCGTAGAGGTGGTTTCTCCATTGAAGGTTCTAGTCTCCTCTGTGAAAGGAAAGGTTGCTGTCCAACCACAAGGGAGTTCTAGCCCTGTCCCACTGGTGAAAAAATACCAATTGGCATCGGGGGATGTGATTATTACAGAAGGTTCGTCTCAAATCGATTTGGATTTTGAAACTGGTTCTTGGATGCGAATTACTCCTAATTCAGAAGTGGTTTTGGATGTGATTGAAAAAACCAATGAGGCTCAATCGCAAAAGTTCTCCGTAAAAAAAGGGAAGTTGTTTGCCTCTGTCTCCAAACTTTCTAAGGACAGTCAGTTTGTTGTCCAAGCTGGAGAACATCTTACACAAGTTAGAGGAACTGTTTTTAGCGTTCAATTTGATGGGAAATCCGAAGTGGTGGCAGTGCGCGAAGGTTCTGTCGCAGTTGGGGATCTCATCTTAACTTCGAAACAACAAACAGTGGTAAAATTAGGCGAAACATTCCCAGTAATTGCTTCTCCTGTAAATCCGAAAGAAGATAAGGAACTCAAAGCCTTCCAAACACAAACTATTTTGGCACGCGAATCAATGCTATATGAAGAACATGCTAGATTAGAACTTGTAAGATTGGAAGATGGAACGGAATACCGAGGAGTGATCCTTGGTCAGTCGGAAACACATCTTCACTTCCAGGGATTGGAAGGTCTTATCGAAATCCCGATCCAAAAGATTCTAGAAACAGAAAAAATCCGTTAA